One genomic region from Anabaena sp. PCC 7108 encodes:
- a CDS encoding ROK family protein, with protein sequence MTLILALDFGGTKLAAATVKAGSREWLRYENRLSPVNADALSDVEIMRSLIDSVLDKNKPDAIGVSFGGPVDAATGMVRLSHHVPGWENIPLKDLLEEDYNAPASVDNDANVAAIGEHRFGAGRGYDSLFYITISTGVGGGWILNGKPWQGAGGMAGEIGHMVVDPTGPVCLCGKRGCVERLASGPYMVQNVRELLEKESHNFPVSTRGEILRYLVGNDLNLLTGQVISTAAAHGDELAQEVLHKAAWALGVGIGNVANLMNPQRFVLGGGVTKAGDSFWATVRKVAQETALPEVNFEVVRALLGDDAPLWGAVALGLDVAR encoded by the coding sequence ATGACATTAATATTAGCTCTTGATTTTGGTGGCACTAAACTAGCCGCCGCGACAGTAAAAGCGGGTTCTAGAGAGTGGTTGCGTTATGAAAATCGCCTCTCACCAGTAAATGCGGATGCTTTGAGTGATGTAGAAATTATGCGATCGCTCATTGATTCCGTGCTAGATAAAAATAAACCCGATGCTATCGGTGTCAGCTTTGGTGGTCCAGTAGACGCAGCCACAGGAATGGTAAGACTCTCTCATCATGTCCCCGGTTGGGAAAATATTCCCCTCAAAGACTTGCTAGAAGAAGATTATAATGCTCCTGCCAGTGTAGATAACGATGCGAACGTGGCTGCTATTGGCGAACATCGCTTTGGTGCAGGACGGGGATATGATAGCTTATTTTATATTACCATCAGTACAGGCGTGGGTGGCGGTTGGATACTCAACGGTAAACCTTGGCAAGGTGCTGGTGGTATGGCTGGAGAAATTGGACACATGGTTGTAGACCCTACGGGGCCAGTCTGTTTATGTGGAAAACGGGGATGTGTAGAACGTTTAGCCTCTGGTCCTTACATGGTGCAAAATGTGCGGGAACTTTTGGAGAAAGAAAGCCATAATTTCCCAGTCAGCACAAGAGGAGAAATACTTAGATATTTAGTAGGCAATGATTTAAACTTGCTCACCGGGCAAGTTATCAGTACAGCTGCTGCTCATGGGGATGAATTAGCACAGGAAGTTCTACACAAAGCGGCTTGGGCTTTAGGTGTAGGTATTGGTAATGTGGCCAATTTGATGAATCCCCAACGCTTTGTTTTAGGTGGTGGTGTTACCAAAGCTGGGGATAGTTTTTGGGCAACAGTACGCAAGGTAGCACAGGAAACCGCATTGCCAGAAGTTAATTTTGAAGTTGTGCGGGCTTTGTTAGGTGATGATGCACCTTTATGGGGGGCTGTGGCTTTAGGTTTGGATGTTGCGCGGTGA
- a CDS encoding Uma2 family endonuclease, whose translation MTSQILMQPQEIVHLSGISWHTYESLLNELSTSRRLRLTYYRGNLEIMVPSPEHERYKKIVGRFVETLAEELELDIDPLGSTTFKRPEISGGEPDECFYIKNVKFIQGKTRINLQQDPPPDLVVEIDITSSSKDRFAVYAEMGVPEIWRYDGNVFTINILEDGKYIVVDESLAFPNLPLTEISSFLKNAGSKKYLELVREFRDWVRTQIQE comes from the coding sequence ATGACTAGCCAAATTCTGATGCAACCGCAAGAAATTGTCCATTTATCAGGGATTAGTTGGCATACTTATGAGAGTTTGCTAAATGAACTCAGTACCAGTCGCCGTCTTCGCTTGACGTATTATCGGGGTAATTTAGAAATTATGGTTCCTTCACCTGAACACGAACGTTATAAAAAAATTGTTGGTCGTTTTGTCGAAACTTTAGCGGAGGAATTAGAATTGGATATTGATCCTCTAGGTTCTACTACTTTCAAACGTCCAGAAATATCTGGTGGAGAACCTGATGAATGTTTTTATATCAAAAATGTCAAGTTCATTCAAGGTAAAACTAGAATTAATTTACAACAAGATCCTCCACCTGATTTAGTTGTCGAGATTGATATTACTAGCAGTTCAAAAGATCGTTTTGCGGTTTATGCAGAAATGGGTGTGCCAGAAATTTGGCGATATGATGGTAATGTATTTACTATTAATATTTTAGAAGATGGTAAATATATAGTTGTTGATGAAAGTTTAGCTTTTCCTAATCTGCCTTTAACAGAAATTTCCAGTTTCTTGAAAAATGCTGGCAGTAAAAAATATTTGGAATTAGTGAGAGAATTTAGAGACTGGGTGAGAACTCAAATTCAAGAATGA
- a CDS encoding DUF29 domain-containing protein produces the protein MINQSVVNTQNLYDQDFYLWTQTIVQQLKENNLHQIDILNLIEEIESMGRSEKRELKSRLIVLLMHLLKWQYQPEKRSESWRSTITEQRICIEALLEDSPSLQPLFTEIFADCYEKARFKASEETGIKLNFFPKESPFTLEDTLNNYFLNN, from the coding sequence ATGATAAATCAATCTGTAGTCAATACCCAAAATCTTTATGATCAAGACTTTTACTTATGGACACAAACAATTGTCCAGCAGTTGAAAGAAAATAATTTGCATCAAATAGATATACTTAATCTGATTGAAGAAATTGAAAGTATGGGGAGAAGTGAGAAACGCGAGTTAAAAAGTCGTTTAATCGTGCTATTGATGCACTTACTAAAATGGCAATATCAACCCGAAAAACGCAGCGAAAGTTGGCGGAGTACCATTACAGAACAACGTATTTGTATTGAAGCATTATTGGAAGATAGTCCTAGTTTGCAACCTTTATTTACGGAAATATTTGCAGATTGTTATGAGAAAGCTCGTTTCAAAGCATCGGAAGAAACAGGGATTAAGTTAAATTTCTTTCCTAAAGAATCTCCTTTTACTTTAGAAGATACTCTGAATAATTATTTTTTAAATAATTGA
- a CDS encoding N-6 DNA methylase: protein MKLADILKDSNYKLSQFTTEEIAQLEQSIILKSTKSGEAPYTVCLVRKKEIKLTPEEAIRQLYLRVLTERLYYPLNRIQVEYGVNFGREVKRADIVVMDKDRLNTVYMLVEVKKPKLKDGKEQLRSYCHATGAPIAIWTNGDQISYYQRKDPNYFEEISGLPNASQTLADILQIKFTLEDLIANDKLLKQNKSLKTIVEEMEDEVLANAGVDVFEELFKLIFTKLYDEWYSGQGNRRKTRLLEFRNTGQTEAALKTKIQDLFDRSKKKWEGVFSEDAKISLSPSHLSVCISSLEDVKLFNSNLDVVDEAFEYLINKSSKGEKGQFFTPRYVIDMCVKMLNPQYDEYMIDTAAGSSGFPVHTIFHVWRQILEDEGLSASHLFSLEEKPPRCREYVQEQVFAIDFDEKAVRVARTLNLIAGDGETNVLHLNTLDYEMWDEVTGQEEWDDIYNAGFKRLKRQRPKGSKDYREFQFDVLMANPPFAGDIKETRIINHYDLAKKANGKWETKVGRDILFIERNLDFLKPGGRMAIVLPQGRFNNSSDKNIRDFIAERCRILAVVGLHGNTFKPHTGTKTSVLLVQKWNDDPKVGALCPRTDDYNIFFATMGKNEKTGKNNSGDKIYVIKSDGSREFLLDSHGHLIVDHDLYNHEGLTQDGIAEAFIEFAKKENFSFFKLSPSVAPFDAVKYERLMDGLEAVELNLIEVVKHNITFRFDSEFFETKYIEAEKAIKSKNIALLDSIASWITQGPNPNFLDDKNGVHCLNGRNIAGGTVAYEGSDYISESEYQNLERFQINKNDILITLKGYGSIGKIGFVSTAKKSIFSRDIGIIRLKNNIINPAYLFVFLLSKYGNLTIDRGSTGGTGQRTLTTTYLKNMYIPRFKFEDFIGEFIYKSEEILQESNLIYKQAEDLLLSELNLKDWQPSKETIAIKSYKEYFLSSGRLDAEYYQPKYDELIQKIKSYSQYTKSINDIQNFNTRGLQPIYSENGTLNVINSRHILEQHLDYENLEKTNVENWNIQEKARVYKNDILIYTTGANIGRTNVYLSEEKAIASNHVNILRLKEENQIYVGFVINSIIGRLQTEKLSAGSAQAELYPKDIDNFVIPFILGDKQKQIIDKYVMSLEQKLKSKQLLEIAKIGVEKAIETDEATAKDWINQQLENLGIDINNGGDNKN from the coding sequence ATGAAATTAGCCGACATTCTCAAAGATTCAAATTACAAACTTTCTCAATTTACTACTGAAGAAATTGCCCAGCTAGAACAGTCAATTATCCTCAAGTCTACTAAAAGCGGTGAAGCACCCTACACGGTTTGTTTAGTTCGCAAAAAAGAAATTAAACTCACACCAGAAGAAGCAATTCGACAACTATATCTGCGGGTGTTAACGGAACGGCTTTACTATCCCCTTAATCGGATTCAAGTAGAATATGGGGTAAATTTTGGGCGCGAGGTGAAACGGGCTGATATTGTGGTTATGGACAAAGATCGGTTAAATACAGTCTATATGTTGGTGGAGGTGAAAAAGCCAAAACTCAAGGACGGTAAAGAACAATTACGATCTTATTGTCACGCTACAGGTGCGCCTATTGCTATTTGGACAAATGGCGATCAAATTTCCTATTATCAGCGTAAAGATCCTAACTATTTTGAAGAAATTTCTGGTTTACCTAATGCTAGTCAAACTCTAGCTGATATTCTGCAAATTAAGTTCACGCTAGAAGATTTAATTGCTAATGACAAATTATTAAAACAGAATAAATCTCTCAAAACCATAGTCGAAGAAATGGAAGATGAAGTATTAGCAAATGCTGGAGTAGATGTTTTTGAGGAACTGTTTAAACTAATTTTTACTAAACTTTATGATGAGTGGTATTCTGGTCAAGGAAACCGCCGTAAAACTCGTTTACTGGAGTTTCGCAATACAGGACAAACAGAAGCCGCACTGAAAACTAAAATTCAAGATTTGTTTGATAGGTCTAAGAAAAAATGGGAAGGTGTATTTAGTGAAGATGCGAAAATAAGCCTTTCTCCTTCTCATTTATCGGTATGTATATCTTCTTTAGAAGATGTGAAGTTGTTTAACTCTAATTTGGACGTTGTTGATGAGGCTTTTGAATATTTAATTAATAAAAGTAGTAAGGGAGAAAAAGGACAATTTTTCACGCCTCGTTATGTGATTGATATGTGTGTGAAGATGCTTAATCCTCAATACGATGAATACATGATTGATACGGCTGCTGGTTCGTCCGGGTTTCCAGTGCATACTATTTTTCATGTGTGGCGGCAAATTTTGGAGGATGAAGGTTTATCAGCAAGTCATTTATTTTCACTGGAAGAGAAGCCACCACGATGTAGAGAATATGTGCAAGAACAAGTATTTGCAATTGACTTTGATGAAAAAGCGGTAAGGGTAGCGCGAACGTTAAATTTGATTGCTGGAGATGGTGAAACAAATGTTTTGCATTTGAACACTCTGGATTATGAAATGTGGGATGAAGTAACAGGACAAGAGGAGTGGGATGATATTTATAATGCTGGATTCAAACGTTTAAAACGACAACGACCAAAAGGTAGTAAGGACTATCGAGAATTTCAGTTTGATGTGTTGATGGCAAATCCTCCTTTTGCTGGAGATATTAAAGAAACGCGCATTATTAACCATTATGATTTAGCTAAAAAGGCTAATGGTAAATGGGAAACTAAAGTCGGACGCGATATTTTATTTATTGAACGCAATCTGGATTTTTTAAAGCCAGGGGGAAGAATGGCAATTGTTTTACCTCAAGGACGTTTTAATAATTCTTCTGATAAAAATATTCGTGATTTTATTGCGGAACGTTGCCGAATTTTGGCGGTAGTTGGGTTACATGGAAATACTTTTAAACCCCATACAGGTACTAAAACTTCGGTGTTGTTGGTGCAAAAATGGAATGATGATCCAAAAGTAGGCGCGTTATGTCCCCGCACGGATGATTACAATATCTTTTTTGCGACGATGGGAAAGAACGAAAAGACAGGAAAGAATAACTCAGGGGATAAAATTTATGTAATAAAGTCTGATGGTTCTAGAGAGTTCCTGTTAGATAGTCACGGTCATTTGATTGTTGATCATGATTTATATAATCACGAAGGTTTGACGCAAGATGGTATTGCTGAGGCGTTTATTGAGTTTGCAAAAAAGGAGAACTTCAGTTTTTTTAAATTAAGCCCATCTGTTGCACCGTTTGATGCTGTGAAGTATGAAAGGTTGATGGATGGGCTAGAGGCAGTTGAATTAAATTTGATCGAAGTAGTTAAACATAATATTACTTTTAGATTTGATAGTGAATTCTTTGAAACAAAGTATATTGAAGCTGAAAAAGCTATTAAATCTAAAAATATAGCCTTGCTAGATTCTATTGCAAGTTGGATTACTCAGGGACCAAATCCGAATTTTTTGGATGATAAAAATGGTGTTCATTGCCTCAATGGAAGGAATATTGCTGGAGGAACTGTTGCTTATGAAGGTTCTGATTATATATCGGAGTCTGAATATCAAAATCTTGAGAGATTTCAAATAAATAAGAATGATATTCTGATTACACTTAAAGGTTATGGTTCTATTGGAAAAATAGGCTTTGTTAGTACAGCTAAAAAATCTATTTTTAGCCGAGATATTGGCATTATTAGATTAAAAAATAACATAATTAATCCAGCCTATTTATTTGTTTTCCTACTTAGCAAGTATGGCAATTTAACTATAGATAGAGGTAGTACGGGAGGAACAGGGCAGCGAACTTTAACAACAACTTATCTAAAAAATATGTATATCCCTCGATTTAAATTCGAGGATTTTATTGGTGAATTTATTTATAAATCAGAAGAAATTCTTCAGGAATCAAATCTAATTTATAAACAAGCTGAAGATTTACTGTTGTCAGAACTCAATTTGAAAGACTGGCAACCTAGTAAAGAAACCATTGCTATCAAGAGTTATAAAGAGTATTTTCTGTCTTCTGGTCGCCTTGATGCTGAGTATTACCAACCAAAATATGATGAATTAATTCAGAAAATAAAGTCTTATTCTCAATATACCAAAAGTATTAATGATATTCAAAACTTTAATACAAGAGGATTACAGCCTATATATTCAGAGAATGGGACTTTGAATGTAATCAATAGTAGGCATATTTTAGAACAACATTTAGATTATGAAAACCTTGAAAAAACTAATGTTGAAAACTGGAATATTCAAGAGAAAGCTAGAGTTTATAAAAATGATATATTAATATATACAACGGGAGCAAATATTGGTAGGACTAATGTATATTTGAGTGAAGAAAAAGCTATAGCAAGTAATCATGTCAATATTTTAAGACTAAAAGAGGAAAATCAAATATATGTAGGTTTTGTTATAAATTCAATTATTGGAAGACTTCAAACTGAAAAACTAAGTGCAGGAAGCGCCCAAGCAGAACTCTATCCAAAAGACATTGACAACTTTGTTATTCCTTTTATTTTAGGAGATAAGCAGAAACAAATTATAGATAAATACGTTATGTCTCTTGAACAAAAACTAAAATCCAAACAACTCCTAGAAATTGCTAAAATAGGAGTAGAAAAAGCAATTGAAACTGATGAAGCAACAGCTAAAGATTGGATAAATCAACAATTAGAAAATTTAGGAATTGATATCAACAATGGAGGAGACAATAAAAATTAA
- a CDS encoding DUF2281 domain-containing protein, giving the protein MTIEQAVLENLRELPTDKQQEVLDFIKFLKHKLPPNKPRPSFYGLWSDLDINITEQDITEIRQEMWANFPRDIEL; this is encoded by the coding sequence ATGACTATTGAACAAGCAGTTTTAGAAAACCTGCGAGAGTTACCAACCGATAAACAACAGGAAGTTTTAGATTTTATTAAATTTCTCAAACATAAATTACCACCAAACAAACCACGTCCTAGTTTTTACGGCTTATGGAGTGACTTGGATATAAATATTACAGAACAAGATATTACAGAAATTCGCCAAGAAATGTGGGCTAATTTTCCCAGGGATATTGAATTATGA
- a CDS encoding type II toxin-antitoxin system VapC family toxin, with translation MRAIVLDTHAIIWYFLKSPKLSNAALTAIDQADSIYIPSISIIEIIYLQEKGKIPETALQRLIEILGNSNTGWSVIALNLEVAQTITQIPRNIVPEMADRIITATAFYLNLPLVTCDSKINLFNIQIIW, from the coding sequence ATGAGAGCTATTGTATTAGATACTCATGCTATTATTTGGTATTTTCTAAAATCTCCAAAACTATCAAATGCAGCATTAACAGCAATTGATCAAGCAGATTCAATTTATATACCTTCTATTTCGATTATTGAAATTATTTACTTACAAGAAAAAGGCAAAATACCAGAAACAGCATTACAAAGATTAATTGAAATTTTAGGAAATAGTAATACTGGATGGTCTGTAATCGCCCTAAATTTAGAAGTTGCTCAAACGATTACACAAATACCCAGGAATATTGTTCCAGAAATGGCAGATCGGATTATTACCGCTACGGCGTTTTATTTGAATTTACCTTTGGTAACTTGTGATTCCAAAATTAACTTGTTTAATATCCAAATAATTTGGTAA
- a CDS encoding type II toxin-antitoxin system VapC family toxin — protein MTVRFLLDSNIISEPSRPIPNIQVLDQLNRYRSEVAIASVVVHEILYGCWRLPPSKRKDSLWKYIQDSVLNLPVFDYNLNAAKWHAQERARLSKIGKTPAFIDGQIASIAFCNDLILVTNNVADFQDFQDLVIENWFI, from the coding sequence ATGACAGTTCGCTTTTTACTAGACTCTAATATTATTTCAGAACCGAGTCGGCCAATTCCCAATATTCAAGTTTTAGATCAATTAAATCGCTATCGTTCAGAGGTAGCAATAGCGAGTGTTGTTGTTCATGAAATCCTGTATGGCTGTTGGCGTTTACCACCATCTAAACGCAAGGATTCTTTATGGAAATACATTCAAGACTCTGTGTTAAATTTGCCAGTGTTTGATTATAATCTCAACGCTGCAAAATGGCACGCACAGGAAAGAGCTAGATTATCAAAAATTGGTAAAACACCTGCTTTTATTGATGGACAAATTGCCAGTATTGCATTTTGCAATGATTTGATTTTAGTAACAAATAATGTGGCAGATTTTCAGGATTTTCAGGATTTGGTGATTGAGAATTGGTTTATTTAG
- a CDS encoding F0F1 ATP synthase subunit gamma — protein MANLKAIRDRIQSVKNTKKITEAMRLVAAARVRRAQEQVIATRPFADRLAQVLYGLQTRLRFEDVDLPLLKKREVKSVGLLVISGDRGLCGGYNGNVIRRAENRAKELKAEGIDYTFVTVGRKATQYFQRRNQPIDANYSGLEQIPTAAEATNIADELLSLFLSEKVDRIELVYTKFVSLVSSRPVVQTLLPLDTQGLEAADDEIFRLTSRGGQFQVEREKVVSQVRALPRDMIFEQDPVQILDSLLPLYLSNQLLRSLQESAASELAARMTAMSNASENAGELIKSLSLVYNKARQAAITQELLEVVGGAEALT, from the coding sequence ATGGCCAATCTTAAAGCAATACGCGATCGCATTCAGTCGGTCAAAAACACCAAAAAAATCACAGAAGCCATGCGGCTAGTGGCTGCGGCACGGGTACGTCGCGCCCAAGAACAGGTAATCGCCACCCGTCCTTTTGCAGACCGCTTGGCACAAGTATTGTATGGTTTACAAACCCGTCTGCGGTTTGAAGACGTAGACTTACCACTACTGAAAAAACGCGAAGTTAAATCAGTAGGTTTGTTGGTCATTTCCGGCGACCGGGGTCTGTGCGGTGGTTACAATGGTAACGTCATTCGCCGTGCAGAAAACCGCGCTAAGGAACTGAAGGCAGAAGGTATAGACTACACATTTGTAACTGTCGGACGTAAAGCTACTCAGTACTTTCAACGTCGCAATCAGCCTATTGATGCCAACTACAGCGGTTTAGAACAAATTCCCACCGCCGCAGAAGCTACTAATATTGCTGATGAACTACTTTCCTTGTTTCTCTCGGAAAAAGTAGACAGGATTGAGCTAGTTTATACCAAATTCGTTTCCTTGGTTAGCTCTCGTCCCGTAGTCCAAACTCTGCTTCCTCTTGATACCCAAGGTTTAGAAGCAGCGGATGACGAAATCTTCCGCTTAACTAGCCGTGGTGGTCAATTCCAAGTAGAACGGGAGAAAGTGGTCAGCCAAGTCCGCGCCTTGCCTCGTGATATGATTTTCGAGCAAGACCCTGTACAAATTCTTGATTCTCTGTTGCCATTGTATCTGAGTAATCAGTTATTGCGATCGCTCCAAGAGTCAGCAGCTAGTGAATTAGCAGCACGAATGACAGCCATGAGTAACGCCAGTGAAAACGCCGGTGAATTGATTAAGAGCCTTTCATTGGTTTACAACAAAGCCCGTCAAGCTGCAATTACCCAAGAACTCCTAGAAGTTGTGGGTGGTGCAGAGGCTTTAACTTAA
- the atpA gene encoding F0F1 ATP synthase subunit alpha: MSISIRPDEISNIIQQQIEQYDQEVKVANVGTVLQVGDGIARIYGLEKAMAGELLEFEDGTIGIAQNLEEDNVGAVLMGEGREIQEGSSVIATGRIAQVPVGEALVGRVVDALGRPIDGKGDLKTTETRLIESPAPGIIARKSVHEPMQTGITAIDSMIPIGRGQRELIIGDRQTGKTAIAIDTIINQKGEDVVCVYVAIGQKASTVANVVQTLQQKGAMDYTVVVAANASDPATLQYLAPYTGATIAEYFMYKGKATLVIYDDLSKQAQAYRQMSLLLRRPPGREAYPGDVFYIHSRLLERAAKLSDELGKGSMTALPIIETQAGDVSAYIPTNVISITDGQIFLSSDLFNSGIRPAVNPGISVSRVGSAAQTKAMKKVAGKIKLELAQFDDLQAFAQFASDLDKATQDQLARGVRLRELLKQPQNDPLSVAEQVAVLYAGINGYLDDIAVNKVTVFAKGLRDYLKNVNTAYYQAVQGAKVLGEPEEAALKAALTEFKKTFQAAA, from the coding sequence ATGAGTATTTCCATCAGACCAGACGAAATCAGCAACATTATCCAACAACAAATCGAGCAATATGACCAAGAGGTTAAAGTTGCTAACGTTGGTACAGTCTTACAAGTTGGTGACGGTATTGCCCGCATCTATGGCTTAGAAAAAGCTATGGCTGGGGAACTCCTAGAATTTGAAGATGGCACAATCGGCATCGCCCAAAACTTAGAAGAAGATAACGTGGGCGCGGTGTTAATGGGTGAAGGCCGGGAAATTCAAGAAGGTAGCTCCGTAATTGCTACTGGTAGAATTGCTCAAGTACCTGTAGGTGAAGCCTTAGTTGGTCGCGTTGTCGATGCTTTGGGTCGCCCCATTGATGGTAAAGGCGATCTGAAAACTACAGAAACCCGCTTGATTGAATCCCCAGCACCTGGGATTATTGCCCGTAAGTCTGTACACGAACCAATGCAAACCGGGATCACCGCTATTGACTCGATGATTCCCATCGGTCGTGGTCAACGGGAATTGATTATTGGTGACCGTCAAACAGGCAAAACTGCGATCGCAATTGACACCATCATCAACCAAAAAGGTGAAGATGTAGTTTGTGTTTACGTTGCCATCGGTCAAAAGGCTTCCACCGTTGCCAACGTAGTTCAAACCTTACAACAAAAAGGCGCAATGGACTACACCGTAGTTGTAGCCGCTAACGCCAGTGACCCAGCTACCTTACAATACCTAGCTCCCTACACAGGCGCAACAATTGCTGAGTACTTCATGTACAAAGGCAAGGCGACCTTAGTAATTTACGATGACCTTTCTAAGCAAGCTCAGGCTTATCGCCAAATGTCCTTGCTACTCCGTCGTCCACCCGGACGGGAAGCATATCCCGGAGACGTATTCTACATCCACTCCCGTTTATTAGAACGTGCCGCTAAATTGAGCGATGAACTGGGTAAAGGCAGCATGACCGCCCTACCAATTATCGAAACCCAAGCCGGTGACGTATCCGCCTACATCCCAACTAACGTAATTTCCATTACCGACGGTCAGATTTTCTTGTCTTCTGACTTGTTCAACTCTGGTATCCGTCCCGCTGTAAACCCCGGTATCTCAGTATCCCGCGTAGGTTCTGCGGCACAAACCAAGGCAATGAAGAAAGTTGCCGGTAAGATTAAGTTGGAATTGGCACAGTTTGACGACTTACAAGCTTTCGCACAATTTGCTTCTGATTTAGATAAAGCCACCCAAGACCAGTTAGCACGTGGTGTCCGCTTACGGGAACTCCTCAAACAGCCCCAAAACGACCCACTGTCAGTAGCTGAACAAGTAGCAGTTCTTTACGCTGGTATTAACGGTTATTTGGATGACATTGCCGTAAATAAAGTAACCGTATTCGCTAAAGGTTTACGTGATTACTTGAAAAATGTTAATACTGCTTATTACCAAGCAGTACAAGGAGCAAAAGTCCTCGGTGAACCAGAAGAAGCAGCTTTGAAAGCCGCATTAACCGAGTTCAAAAAGACCTTCCAAGCAGCAGCGTAA
- the atpH gene encoding ATP synthase F1 subunit delta → MKSNAAAAEIAQPYAQALLSLAQSKNLTEDFGTDARTFLGFFTANKELETYLSNPFIQAENKKSLLRQVLGEGVSPYLRNFLLLLVDRRRISFLEPILQQYLVLLRQLNQTVLAEVTSAVALTEAQQQAITEKVIAITKARQVEIQTKIDSELIGGVIIKVGSQVIDASLRGQLRRLSLRLSSS, encoded by the coding sequence ATGAAAAGTAATGCAGCAGCAGCCGAAATAGCCCAGCCTTATGCACAGGCGCTGTTGTCCCTGGCGCAATCGAAAAACTTAACAGAAGATTTCGGCACAGACGCGCGTACTTTCCTCGGCTTCTTTACAGCCAACAAGGAGTTGGAGACATATTTGAGCAACCCCTTTATTCAGGCTGAAAACAAGAAGAGTCTGCTCAGACAAGTGCTTGGTGAGGGCGTTAGTCCTTACCTGCGTAACTTTTTGTTGCTGCTAGTTGACAGACGACGCATTTCTTTTCTGGAACCGATTTTACAACAGTACTTGGTACTGTTGCGGCAGCTCAATCAAACCGTATTAGCCGAAGTTACTTCTGCGGTTGCTTTGACAGAAGCTCAACAGCAAGCAATTACAGAAAAAGTAATTGCCATCACCAAGGCTCGCCAGGTAGAAATACAAACCAAGATAGATAGCGAGTTGATTGGCGGTGTGATTATCAAAGTCGGCTCACAAGTAATTGATGCTAGTTTGCGCGGTCAACTACGTCGTCTTTCCTTGCGCTTAAGCAGTAGCTGA
- a CDS encoding F0F1 ATP synthase subunit B, which produces MGTFLLLMAESSAVGGELAEGGFSLNTNILDTNLINLAIIITVLFVFGRKVVGNTLKTRRENIETAIKNAEQRAKDAAEKFKEAQQNLERATAEAERIKKAAQDNAQAAKEAILAQAAVDIERLQVAGADDLSAELDKAIAQLRQKVVAQALQKVEAQLKSGIADDAQQVLIERSISQLGGKV; this is translated from the coding sequence ATGGGGACTTTTTTACTGTTGATGGCCGAATCTAGCGCCGTCGGAGGTGAATTGGCAGAAGGAGGGTTTAGTCTAAACACAAATATTTTAGACACTAACCTGATTAACCTGGCCATTATTATTACTGTGCTGTTTGTCTTCGGACGGAAAGTTGTGGGTAACACCCTCAAAACTCGCCGAGAAAATATTGAAACAGCAATTAAGAATGCAGAGCAAAGAGCTAAGGATGCAGCCGAAAAGTTCAAAGAGGCGCAGCAAAACCTAGAACGAGCTACCGCCGAAGCTGAAAGAATTAAAAAAGCAGCCCAAGACAATGCCCAAGCTGCTAAAGAAGCTATCTTGGCACAAGCTGCTGTAGATATTGAGCGCTTGCAGGTAGCAGGTGCAGATGATTTGAGTGCAGAACTAGATAAAGCGATCGCTCAATTACGTCAAAAAGTAGTTGCTCAAGCACTACAAAAAGTTGAGGCGCAACTCAAGAGCGGAATTGCTGACGATGCTCAACAAGTTTTAATTGAACGCAGCATCTCACAATTGGGAGGGAAAGTATGA